One region of Sulfurisphaera ohwakuensis genomic DNA includes:
- a CDS encoding ATP-binding cassette domain-containing protein: MIELKNVGITLSSKGSEKFSLENINLKVDGEKVIILGPNGSGKTTLIRAISGLLPYTGSILIDGNEVRKIRNYTGYSTNLQEAYEIGITVKDVVYLYEEFKGLDSELFLEIIKALNLSNEILNKKLYVLSAGQSVLVRTTLALASRPKIFGLDEPFENVDAARRFVISRYIKEYGKEGILVTHELDMLSLYKDYKAYFLVGNKLQGPVSVSELLESSIVEGERRDALLTLEVMGKKISIVKGDTGMKFGALGSLNRLYGIISA, encoded by the coding sequence ATGATTGAACTAAAAAATGTAGGGATTACGTTATCCAGTAAAGGCTCTGAAAAATTTAGTTTGGAGAACATAAACTTGAAGGTTGATGGAGAAAAGGTAATAATATTAGGACCTAACGGGAGCGGGAAAACTACTCTAATAAGGGCTATTTCTGGGTTATTACCTTATACTGGAAGTATCTTAATAGATGGGAATGAGGTAAGGAAGATAAGAAATTATACGGGGTACTCTACTAATCTGCAGGAAGCATATGAGATTGGTATAACTGTAAAAGACGTGGTCTATTTGTACGAGGAGTTTAAAGGTTTGGATAGTGAGCTGTTTCTCGAGATCATTAAGGCCTTAAACTTAAGTAACGAAATTTTAAATAAAAAACTTTACGTATTATCTGCGGGACAGTCTGTCTTAGTTAGGACAACTTTAGCACTAGCTTCTAGACCTAAAATATTTGGATTGGATGAACCTTTTGAAAATGTAGATGCTGCAAGAAGATTCGTTATATCTAGATATATTAAAGAATACGGTAAAGAAGGGATATTAGTCACACATGAATTGGATATGTTAAGCTTATATAAGGATTATAAGGCTTACTTTCTGGTAGGGAATAAGTTGCAAGGCCCAGTGAGTGTATCTGAATTATTGGAGAGTTCTATAGTAGAAGGTGAGAGAAGGGATGCTTTATTAACACTGGAAGTAATGGGGAAAAAGATATCTATAGTTAAGGGAGATACGGGAATGAAATTCGGTGCTTTAGGTTCTCTAAACAGGCTATATGGTATAATAAGTGCGTAG
- a CDS encoding DUF973 family protein encodes MDRKEKIGLILLVLANLFQIIGQFYGSLYVSVIYGYEGFGGVLYPSLQTAKQIFSTVDISLIPLFISAYLLIAGFVYIRQANIDVDIGVIGGVILLAVFLLLVIVAPLTIIVSPFTVRLGPLTISNNSGTYLDLISAMFTAYAIGVVLIGIDYFRLGKRYKSTLIKAGGILTGLAILEPLSPIFLSLASIINILGIILKILRH; translated from the coding sequence GTGGATAGGAAAGAGAAGATTGGTTTAATACTTCTAGTCCTTGCTAATCTATTTCAAATTATAGGACAGTTTTATGGTTCACTTTATGTGAGTGTTATTTACGGCTATGAAGGGTTTGGCGGTGTTCTTTACCCGTCGTTGCAAACAGCTAAGCAAATATTCTCCACAGTAGATATATCACTTATTCCCCTTTTCATCTCCGCATATCTCCTTATAGCCGGCTTTGTTTATATCAGACAGGCTAACATAGATGTAGATATAGGAGTTATTGGAGGAGTAATCTTACTTGCGGTCTTCCTCCTCCTTGTTATTGTAGCCCCCTTAACTATAATAGTGTCTCCTTTTACCGTCAGACTAGGGCCATTAACCATTAGTAATAACTCCGGCACATACCTAGACTTAATATCGGCAATGTTTACAGCCTATGCAATTGGTGTAGTTCTCATTGGTATAGATTACTTCAGACTGGGTAAAAGATATAAAAGTACGTTAATAAAAGCTGGTGGAATTTTGACGGGCTTAGCTATTTTAGAACCACTAAGCCCTATCTTCTTGTCCCTAGCAAGTATAATTAATATTTTGGGGATAATCCTAAAGATATTAAGACATTAA
- a CDS encoding MFS transporter, translated as MEPEKFNVDTTKAIVSQFIGFLLDSYDLTMILGIAPLLAKVLLPPESPLLATFNIILSYSLTIIFRPLGSAIFGNLGDKIGRRADLIITVLGLGLASALTSALPTYAQVGILSFILFVLIRIIVGIFAGGEYAAGHPFAMEWTPYKWRGLVSGIVQGGFSFGAGLAALVEAAFIGIYGVSGVENFAWRYVFLTALAPAVIALAVRLAMRETPVFEDVKKKNLVRKTPFLDLFRKPYRRDFFQVMLYMTGMFFFAYSLFAFVPAILQHMPSVFSVGTAEQIYYYGTYAAFAGAIIFGALSQYIGRRRLTIIWAIITFIISVPVYYLLFSSASVGNYILASIASVIIGLITQGPWGIIPIYLSERFKASMRSSGVGFGYSSGIFIGGWFSIYVPLMHNYLFKSIDTPTNVWFSTAVLLMIGAVLVGIGQYLGPETLGTKLVEEAQKV; from the coding sequence GTGGAGCCGGAAAAATTTAATGTAGATACCACAAAGGCAATTGTATCTCAATTCATAGGGTTTCTGTTAGATTCTTATGATTTAACAATGATACTAGGAATAGCACCACTATTAGCTAAGGTTTTATTACCTCCAGAATCACCACTATTAGCTACATTCAACATAATACTTTCCTACTCTCTTACGATAATATTTAGACCATTAGGCTCTGCAATTTTCGGTAACTTAGGAGATAAAATAGGTAGGAGGGCTGATCTAATAATTACAGTTTTAGGTTTAGGGTTAGCAAGTGCTTTAACTTCTGCATTACCTACTTATGCGCAAGTAGGTATATTGTCGTTTATCCTATTTGTTTTAATTAGAATAATAGTAGGAATATTTGCTGGAGGTGAGTATGCTGCTGGACATCCTTTTGCAATGGAATGGACTCCATATAAATGGAGAGGATTAGTAAGTGGAATTGTTCAAGGAGGGTTTTCATTTGGTGCGGGATTAGCTGCATTAGTAGAAGCTGCTTTTATCGGAATTTACGGTGTTAGTGGTGTTGAAAATTTTGCTTGGAGGTATGTATTCCTAACTGCTTTAGCCCCAGCTGTGATAGCATTAGCTGTTAGATTAGCAATGAGAGAAACACCGGTATTTGAAGATGTGAAAAAGAAAAATCTAGTTAGGAAAACACCCTTTTTAGATTTATTCAGAAAACCATACAGGAGGGATTTCTTCCAAGTAATGCTATATATGACTGGTATGTTCTTCTTTGCGTATTCACTATTTGCGTTTGTTCCTGCAATTTTACAACATATGCCTTCAGTGTTTTCTGTTGGTACAGCAGAACAGATATATTATTACGGTACTTATGCTGCTTTTGCTGGTGCAATAATATTTGGTGCTTTATCTCAATATATAGGGAGGAGAAGGCTTACCATTATATGGGCGATTATTACGTTCATAATATCTGTTCCAGTATATTACTTATTGTTCTCATCCGCTTCTGTTGGAAATTATATACTTGCCAGTATTGCCTCAGTCATTATAGGATTAATAACTCAAGGACCCTGGGGAATTATACCGATTTACCTATCAGAAAGATTTAAGGCTTCTATGAGGTCTTCTGGAGTAGGTTTCGGATACTCTTCTGGTATATTCATAGGAGGATGGTTCAGCATATATGTACCTTTAATGCATAACTATCTGTTTAAATCGATAGATACACCTACTAATGTATGGTTCTCCACTGCTGTATTATTAATGATAGGAGCAGTTCTTGTAGGAATAGGCCAGTATTTAGGGCCTGAAACTCTAGGGACTAAATTAGTAGAAGAAGCACAGAAGGTCTAA
- a CDS encoding nucleotidyltransferase domain-containing protein — protein sequence MSLIDILEENMKRRERYLKEVDYYLKKIKEVARNIDPTARVILFGSYVRGNFRPDSDIDVLIIANVKDIYDRLKIYHEINEVIGSPNPFEIHVINEEEYKGWYSRFIDVYREI from the coding sequence ATGTCTCTGATCGACATTCTTGAGGAGAACATGAAGAGGAGGGAGAGGTATTTAAAAGAAGTGGATTATTACTTAAAAAAGATAAAAGAAGTAGCGAGAAATATAGACCCCACAGCTAGGGTAATACTCTTTGGCAGTTACGTTAGGGGAAATTTTAGACCGGATAGTGATATCGACGTTTTGATAATTGCTAACGTGAAGGATATTTATGATAGACTGAAAATTTATCATGAGATAAATGAAGTTATTGGTAGCCCGAATCCCTTTGAAATCCATGTAATCAATGAAGAAGAGTATAAGGGATGGTATTCTAGGTTCATAGATGTTTACAGAGAAATTTGA
- a CDS encoding RNA-guided endonuclease InsQ/TnpB family protein, with protein sequence MPNVGFRFRAYADDQTIRALKAQLRLACEMYNTLRWADIYFYQRDGKGLTQTELRQLALDLRKQDKEYQQLYSQVVQQIADRYYDARDRFFKGLAHFPKEKKPHKYYSLVYPQSGWKILESREIRTKSRKSKKKLVLLRLSNLGVFKVIVHRDFPLDKVKRVVVKLTRSERVYVSFIVEGVGFPQLPKTGKVVAIDVGIEKLLTTSDGFYFPNLRPYERALEKIRKLHKVLSRKEFLSKNWFKAKVKLARGYEHLKNLRQDLYMKLGKWFAQHYDVVVMEDIDVKQLVEESERKLRMRLHDVAFHELKRILEYQLEKYGKKLLLINPAYTSKMCAKCGYVKKELTLTDRVFSCPKCGWVTDRDYNACLNILKRSGWEPSLVPVELHPLPVAKSYGQGGAMKQEAPPFRAG encoded by the coding sequence ATGCCCAACGTAGGGTTCCGCTTTCGTGCGTATGCTGACGATCAAACAATTAGGGCGTTAAAAGCCCAGTTGAGGTTAGCATGTGAGATGTACAACACCCTACGCTGGGCAGATATCTATTTCTACCAAAGGGACGGAAAGGGTCTTACACAAACGGAGTTAAGACAGCTCGCTCTAGATCTAAGAAAGCAAGATAAGGAGTACCAACAACTCTACTCACAAGTAGTACAGCAAATTGCCGATCGTTATTACGATGCTAGGGATAGGTTCTTCAAAGGTCTAGCACACTTTCCTAAGGAGAAGAAACCCCATAAGTACTACTCTCTTGTTTACCCACAAAGTGGATGGAAAATACTTGAGAGCAGGGAAATAAGGACTAAGAGTAGGAAGAGTAAGAAGAAGCTGGTGTTATTGAGGTTATCAAATCTCGGCGTGTTTAAGGTCATTGTTCATAGGGACTTCCCGCTTGACAAAGTAAAGAGGGTGGTAGTTAAACTAACACGTTCAGAGAGAGTATATGTCTCCTTCATAGTTGAAGGTGTTGGATTCCCTCAACTCCCAAAGACTGGTAAGGTAGTTGCAATAGATGTTGGGATAGAGAAACTCTTAACCACGAGTGATGGATTCTATTTCCCTAACTTGAGACCTTATGAGAGGGCACTTGAGAAGATAAGGAAACTCCACAAGGTTCTCTCGAGGAAAGAGTTCTTGTCGAAAAATTGGTTTAAAGCAAAAGTGAAGTTAGCTAGGGGTTATGAACACTTGAAGAACTTGAGACAAGACCTCTATATGAAGTTGGGTAAGTGGTTTGCACAACATTATGACGTTGTAGTAATGGAGGATATAGATGTTAAACAACTGGTGGAGGAGTCAGAAAGGAAGTTGAGGATGAGGTTGCACGATGTTGCATTCCATGAGTTGAAGAGAATACTAGAATATCAGTTGGAAAAATATGGAAAGAAACTGTTGTTAATAAATCCAGCATATACTTCAAAGATGTGTGCTAAATGCGGGTACGTAAAGAAAGAGTTAACTTTGACTGACCGTGTGTTCAGCTGTCCTAAGTGCGGTTGGGTTACTGATCGTGACTATAACGCTTGCTTAAACATATTGAAGAGATCGGGGTGGGAGCCATCCTTAGTGCCTGTGGAGCTCCACCCTCTACCCGTAGCGAAAAGCTACGGGCAAGGTGGGGCTATGAAGCAGGAAGCTCCGCCCTTCAGGGCGGGGTAG
- a CDS encoding winged helix-turn-helix domain-containing protein, which translates to MNSEDNDLKGLMELLNSKAFSNSARLGIMIALYYEKKMSFTELLNFSGLPKSSLLFHLQILEDEGLIKINKVFTIAGIRTEIHITDKGREIIRKYLKYVKNLREEEK; encoded by the coding sequence ATGAACAGTGAAGATAACGATCTAAAAGGATTAATGGAGTTATTGAACAGTAAAGCGTTTTCTAACTCAGCTAGGCTAGGAATTATGATAGCCCTCTATTACGAGAAAAAGATGAGCTTTACTGAATTGCTTAACTTTAGTGGATTACCAAAAAGTTCTCTTCTGTTTCACCTACAGATTCTGGAGGATGAAGGTCTTATAAAGATTAATAAGGTATTCACAATAGCTGGTATTAGAACAGAGATACATATTACTGATAAAGGCAGAGAAATAATAAGGAAATATCTCAAGTATGTGAAGAATTTGAGAGAAGAAGAGAAGTGA
- a CDS encoding thermopsin, translating to MEKLLVIFLLISLLTYTTPLYTTHQIGTASIPVVGKYYRNVTNNYGYVNINAFYSSEPAPMGIADYGIGPNGPYVLTTTQFLGYINIIDLSAQTFNGTELVSNCVSFQLNAVLTYNYNGITYSLWVQNIVRFDTANNEVAFLDNIWNYTQIYANASGLSGNGQIGIVYYGSHAVEYYYDWANNYPGSFVTVTLPTTILVLVNVSVNSLGQPVINFWYNDGYGWVKYDTVVVTNVEGASNIEFMINGNEYTGWGTFYDAELVLGGAYGGLNAYVYSANIYMTLEYWNGHNFQTVENAYNFGSDTAETVQNVVATYTDIPFNGTLVSHITTGPGSLGVLWEQNNILNLTVDTGISSGYILVYNMTYTYSPSYTQFKIPFNGGEAILSLEPTNYAILVYNSNGQLIGEANVLKTIGSYTTDVTQFNIMVSNTSIRLHPNSSALIDITINAYGDVKINILTPAGVTYNIENPIYVNGQGTDILTIYANQIPPGTYPIIINASLFPGFYKIVNITLTIIPRYYFVTFEYDVIGQPLPQSPQITLEFPNQTITTIYLTSMTSLKLPAGTIYTIQQIIYGNNGIRWATDNQTEGVINSTLTIFFVYYEQLMVNFEYKVQGGVGYSPPQVTYYYFGLPQTITAPNTVWVDYDSTYVYSQTLPGSNSQERWIAYSYSGTVTIPSTITIYYYNQYRVTVLSPIPVHAIINGTNTTLTTGWYDEGTTVEVLNITYYPSSDERCVIVSISPSSSFTVNSSINVIISTVKQFPVIVSSPIPVYAIINGTNTTLATGWYNVGSVIRVENITYYPTPFTRYVITNITPKEVTVESPLTIKVSTLEQFYLKLSSPIPVHAIINGTNTTLATGWYNKGIKIEILNITYYPSSESRYVITQISPSATLIVNKPYNVTIYAVLQFYVSVSSKIPVKALINGTETILNSSWINEGTKIEIINYTYYVNNEERYVITNISSKSVTVESPTNITVKVVKQFLVTVNGVSNWYNEETRISLNASVPFYLIGKYIGTYNVSPGTVITVNGPIYEKLVETPNYPVLITIAVVIAAAVAIAVVLLKTH from the coding sequence ATGGAGAAACTTCTTGTAATCTTTTTGCTCATTTCACTATTGACTTATACAACACCTCTGTATACAACACATCAAATAGGAACAGCCTCAATACCAGTTGTTGGTAAATACTATAGAAATGTCACTAATAATTATGGCTATGTAAATATAAATGCATTTTACTCGTCAGAACCAGCACCCATGGGAATAGCTGATTACGGTATAGGTCCAAACGGTCCGTATGTGTTAACTACTACACAGTTCCTAGGTTACATTAACATTATAGATTTGTCAGCACAAACATTTAACGGTACTGAATTGGTTAGTAACTGTGTCAGCTTCCAGCTTAATGCTGTCCTAACTTATAATTATAATGGAATAACTTATTCCCTGTGGGTTCAGAATATAGTGAGGTTTGATACAGCAAATAACGAAGTTGCATTTTTAGATAACATATGGAATTATACGCAAATATATGCTAATGCAAGCGGTCTATCGGGTAACGGACAAATAGGTATTGTTTACTATGGTTCTCATGCAGTCGAGTATTACTACGATTGGGCTAATAATTATCCAGGAAGTTTTGTAACGGTAACACTCCCTACTACGATTTTAGTCTTAGTAAATGTATCAGTAAACAGTTTAGGTCAACCAGTGATCAACTTCTGGTATAACGATGGCTATGGTTGGGTGAAATATGACACTGTAGTAGTTACAAACGTTGAAGGTGCAAGTAACATAGAGTTCATGATTAACGGTAACGAATATACCGGATGGGGAACATTTTACGATGCAGAATTGGTTTTAGGAGGAGCATACGGAGGACTTAACGCCTATGTTTACTCAGCAAACATATATATGACTCTTGAATACTGGAATGGCCATAACTTTCAAACTGTAGAAAACGCATATAATTTCGGATCAGACACTGCAGAGACTGTTCAAAACGTAGTAGCAACTTATACAGACATACCATTTAACGGTACACTGGTAAGTCATATAACTACTGGTCCCGGAAGTCTCGGAGTATTGTGGGAACAGAACAATATATTAAACTTGACTGTAGACACCGGGATAAGTAGTGGTTACATTTTAGTCTATAATATGACTTATACCTATTCACCATCATATACGCAGTTCAAAATTCCATTTAATGGTGGTGAGGCAATATTATCCTTAGAACCAACAAACTATGCAATTCTGGTATACAATTCTAATGGTCAGCTTATTGGAGAAGCAAACGTTTTGAAGACAATTGGAAGTTACACTACTGATGTTACACAGTTCAACATTATGGTATCAAATACTTCAATACGCTTACATCCTAATTCCTCTGCCTTAATAGATATTACAATAAATGCGTATGGTGATGTAAAAATTAACATCCTTACTCCCGCTGGTGTAACGTATAATATTGAAAATCCAATATATGTTAATGGCCAAGGTACAGATATACTGACAATATATGCTAATCAAATACCACCGGGTACTTACCCAATTATAATTAATGCCTCACTGTTTCCAGGTTTCTATAAGATTGTAAATATTACACTGACTATTATTCCAAGATATTATTTTGTAACTTTTGAGTATGACGTAATAGGTCAACCTTTACCACAATCTCCTCAAATAACCTTAGAATTCCCCAATCAGACAATAACAACAATATACCTAACTTCCATGACGTCCCTTAAATTACCCGCGGGGACTATTTACACAATCCAGCAGATAATTTACGGTAACAATGGAATTAGATGGGCTACAGATAATCAAACTGAAGGTGTAATAAACAGTACATTAACAATATTCTTTGTTTACTATGAACAACTAATGGTTAATTTTGAGTATAAAGTACAAGGAGGAGTTGGTTACAGCCCTCCACAAGTTACATATTATTACTTCGGATTACCGCAAACAATTACTGCACCAAATACTGTTTGGGTAGATTATGACTCCACTTATGTATATTCTCAAACTCTGCCCGGTTCTAATTCACAAGAACGATGGATAGCCTACTCTTATTCAGGTACAGTGACAATACCCTCTACAATTACCATATATTATTATAACCAATACCGTGTTACAGTATTATCACCTATTCCAGTTCATGCTATAATCAATGGGACAAATACTACACTAACAACAGGATGGTATGATGAGGGAACTACAGTTGAAGTGCTCAATATAACATATTACCCGAGCTCTGATGAGAGATGTGTAATAGTATCAATATCACCCTCATCTTCCTTTACGGTAAACTCATCAATAAATGTCATAATTTCAACAGTTAAACAATTCCCAGTTATAGTTTCATCTCCTATTCCAGTCTATGCTATAATTAATGGAACAAATACTACATTAGCAACAGGATGGTATAATGTTGGTTCGGTTATACGTGTAGAAAACATCACTTATTATCCCACCCCATTTACCAGATATGTAATTACGAACATTACACCTAAAGAAGTGACAGTAGAAAGCCCGTTAACGATAAAAGTCTCGACATTAGAACAGTTCTACTTAAAGCTATCATCTCCTATACCAGTTCATGCTATAATTAATGGAACAAATACTACATTAGCAACAGGATGGTATAACAAGGGGATAAAAATAGAGATTCTAAATATCACTTACTATCCCTCGTCAGAGTCAAGATACGTAATTACTCAAATATCACCTTCAGCAACGCTTATAGTAAATAAACCTTATAACGTTACAATATATGCGGTATTACAGTTCTATGTATCAGTCTCATCCAAAATTCCGGTTAAGGCCTTGATTAATGGGACTGAGACTATCCTCAACTCCTCATGGATAAATGAAGGAACTAAAATAGAGATAATAAACTATACTTACTATGTTAACAATGAGGAAAGATATGTAATAACAAATATATCGTCTAAGTCAGTGACCGTTGAAAGTCCAACAAACATTACAGTAAAGGTAGTTAAGCAATTCCTAGTTACAGTAAACGGAGTGTCAAATTGGTACAATGAAGAAACGAGAATCAGTCTTAACGCATCAGTTCCGTTCTATCTTATAGGTAAATATATAGGGACATATAATGTCTCACCAGGAACAGTAATAACTGTTAACGGTCCGATATATGAGAAATTAGTAGAAACTCCTAACTATCCAGTCTTAATTACCATAGCTGTTGTAATAGCTGCAGCTGTAGCAATTGCGGTAGTTTTGTTAAAAACACATTAA
- a CDS encoding HEPN domain-containing protein, whose protein sequence is MSFLLNNAKNFFHDANRDFEEGIWNLSIFHSGQALQLCVKYKLYTYLGDYPKTHNLKELLEALKRFENVSVDPLMLDFLTQSYISTRYLPYVFSKETAEKVLKFVENLMKEIKCL, encoded by the coding sequence GTGAGCTTTCTCTTAAATAATGCGAAAAACTTCTTTCATGATGCAAATAGGGACTTTGAAGAGGGAATATGGAACTTATCTATATTTCATTCTGGGCAAGCACTTCAACTTTGTGTTAAGTATAAGCTATATACTTATCTGGGAGATTATCCTAAAACCCATAATTTAAAGGAGCTTTTAGAAGCTTTAAAGAGATTTGAAAACGTGAGTGTTGATCCACTAATGCTTGACTTCCTTACACAGTCCTACATTTCCACGCGATATTTACCTTATGTATTTTCCAAAGAGACGGCTGAAAAAGTTTTAAAGTTTGTAGAGAATCTTATGAAGGAGATAAAATGTCTCTGA